From a region of the Rouxiella sp. S1S-2 genome:
- the glgX gene encoding glycogen debranching protein GlgX encodes MRSLQSGKSSPFGAHFDGDGVNFCVFSSTAEKIDLCLFDEQGNEKRLALPTRTGNLWHGYLPGAKVGQRYGFRAHGAFSPSQGLRFNAQKLLIDPSARAIEGKLSDDPRLCGGVDVADARDSADVVPKSRVMNDDFDWQGDVAPGIPWGETIIYEAHVRGLTLLHPDIPQALRGTYAALGHPIMLDYFKRLGITALELLPVQHHADEPRLQRLGLSNYWGYNVLAPWALETGYASGVNGVSAQDEFKTAVKALHQAGIEVLLDVVFNHTAELDVEGPTVSLRGFDNRAWYWLNQDGSDNNLTGCGNAMRLVDDEVIAWTIASLRYWVETYHIDGFRFDLATLLGRTPEFDPHSPLFEAIKADPLLSGCKLIAEPWDIGEGGYQVGNFPAPFAEWSDRWRDDIRKFWLYGTLSLGAFATRFAASADLFNHDNRLPSSAVNMLTAHDGFTLRDLVSFNEKHNQANGEDNRDGHDNNYSQNHGEEGLNVSTAVAQQRKLSQRALLATLMLSQGTPMLLAGDELGNSQQGNNNAYCQDNALTWIDWSEADETLTDYVSALIALRKKIPALNQDRWWQGTSQQVQWLDGAGQPMTTKSWEQGGQQCLQIRLSDRWLLVVNSSLNDVEMTLPEGGWTCVAPFDNEQQNVRESSSWRATAKTLCVLTQG; translated from the coding sequence ATGAGGTCACTTCAGTCGGGTAAATCTTCGCCATTTGGTGCTCATTTCGATGGAGATGGCGTCAATTTTTGCGTTTTTTCTTCCACGGCTGAAAAGATCGATCTCTGCCTGTTTGACGAGCAGGGCAATGAAAAGCGTCTGGCTCTGCCGACGCGCACCGGCAATCTTTGGCACGGCTATTTGCCGGGTGCAAAAGTGGGGCAACGCTATGGTTTTCGTGCTCACGGCGCGTTCTCGCCGTCGCAGGGGCTGCGTTTTAATGCGCAAAAGTTACTGATTGACCCCAGTGCGCGAGCAATAGAAGGCAAGCTCTCCGACGACCCACGCCTGTGCGGCGGTGTTGACGTAGCCGACGCGCGAGACAGTGCCGATGTCGTCCCCAAGTCGCGCGTGATGAATGACGATTTTGACTGGCAGGGCGACGTTGCACCGGGCATTCCTTGGGGTGAAACCATTATTTACGAGGCGCATGTTCGCGGCCTCACTCTGTTGCACCCGGATATTCCTCAGGCGCTGCGTGGCACCTACGCTGCGCTTGGACACCCGATTATGCTCGACTATTTCAAGCGTTTGGGGATTACCGCGCTGGAACTGCTGCCAGTTCAGCACCACGCCGATGAGCCCAGATTGCAGCGTTTGGGCCTGAGCAATTATTGGGGCTATAACGTTTTGGCACCGTGGGCGCTTGAAACCGGTTATGCCAGCGGTGTTAACGGTGTCAGCGCGCAGGACGAATTTAAGACGGCAGTAAAGGCGCTGCATCAGGCGGGCATTGAAGTGCTGCTCGACGTGGTGTTCAACCACACCGCCGAGTTGGACGTCGAAGGGCCGACAGTTTCTCTGCGCGGTTTTGATAACCGCGCCTGGTACTGGCTCAATCAGGACGGCAGTGACAACAACCTGACCGGCTGTGGCAACGCTATGCGCCTGGTTGATGATGAGGTCATTGCCTGGACGATAGCAAGCCTGCGCTACTGGGTTGAAACCTATCATATTGACGGTTTTCGCTTCGATCTCGCGACTTTACTCGGACGTACGCCGGAGTTTGACCCTCACTCTCCGCTGTTTGAGGCCATTAAGGCTGACCCGTTGCTCAGCGGCTGTAAGCTCATTGCCGAGCCGTGGGACATCGGCGAGGGGGGCTATCAGGTCGGTAATTTCCCTGCGCCTTTTGCCGAGTGGAGCGACCGCTGGCGCGATGATATACGTAAATTTTGGCTTTACGGCACGCTCTCTCTGGGGGCGTTTGCCACCCGTTTTGCGGCCTCCGCCGACCTGTTTAATCACGATAATCGCCTGCCTTCTTCAGCGGTGAATATGCTGACTGCCCACGACGGGTTCACATTGCGTGATTTAGTCAGCTTCAATGAGAAACATAATCAGGCCAACGGGGAAGATAACCGCGACGGACATGATAACAACTACAGCCAGAACCACGGCGAAGAGGGGCTGAATGTCTCGACGGCCGTGGCGCAGCAGCGAAAACTCAGTCAGCGTGCGCTGCTGGCAACGCTGATGCTGTCGCAGGGAACGCCGATGCTGCTGGCGGGTGACGAGCTGGGCAATTCTCAGCAGGGTAACAACAATGCCTATTGTCAGGACAACGCGCTGACCTGGATAGACTGGTCAGAGGCCGACGAGACGTTGACTGACTATGTCAGTGCGCTGATCGCCTTGCGTAAAAAAATTCCGGCATTGAATCAGGACAGGTGGTGGCAGGGAACGTCGCAACAGGTGCAGTGGCTCGACGGCGCAGGACAGCCGATGACAACAAAAAGCTGGGAACAGGGCGGGCAGCAATGCCTGCAAATTCGTTTGTCTGACCGCTGGTTGCTGGTGGTCAATTCATCACTTAATGACGTTGAAATGACATTACCGGAGGGCGGTTGGACCTGCGTTGCGCCTTTTGACAATGAACAACAAAACGTCAGGGAAAGCTCGTCTTGGCGAGCGACGGCTAAAACGCTCTGCGTATTGACCCAAGGTTAG
- the glgC gene encoding glucose-1-phosphate adenylyltransferase, with the protein MATLEFNDRMMLARQLPLKSVALILAGGRGSRLKDLTNTRAKPAVHFGGKFRIIDFALSNCLNSGIRRIGVITQYQSHTLVQHIQRGWSFLNEEMNEFVDLLPAQQRQSTEHWYKGTADAVYQNLDIIRRYRAEYVVILAGDHIYKMDYSRMLIDHVEKGGECTVACLEVPLSEASEFGVMDVAEDYQIKSFIEKPKDPPSIPGQPDKAMASMGVYIFNADYLFRLLEEDMASEESSHDFGKDIIPKITRQGVAWAHPFGLSCVTSNTELPPYWRDVGTIDAYWRANLDLASVTPELDMYDTNWPIRTHMEPLPPAKFVQDRSGSHGMTMNSLVSGGCIVSGSVVVHSVLFPRVRINSFCNIDSSILLPDVEIGRSCRLRRCVIDRACQIPEGMVIGENAEEDSKRFYRSESGIVLVTRAMLAKL; encoded by the coding sequence ATGGCTACGTTAGAATTCAATGACCGCATGATGTTGGCGAGGCAATTACCTCTCAAGTCGGTAGCGCTGATCCTGGCAGGGGGGAGAGGTTCGCGTCTGAAAGACTTGACCAACACCCGTGCCAAACCCGCAGTCCATTTTGGCGGAAAGTTTCGCATTATCGATTTCGCACTCTCGAACTGCCTGAACTCCGGCATACGCCGTATTGGCGTGATTACGCAGTATCAGTCCCACACGCTGGTGCAGCACATTCAGCGCGGATGGTCTTTTCTTAATGAAGAGATGAACGAATTTGTGGACCTGCTGCCCGCACAGCAGCGACAAAGCACTGAGCATTGGTATAAAGGCACTGCCGATGCGGTCTACCAAAATCTGGACATTATTCGTCGCTATCGTGCCGAATACGTGGTGATTCTGGCGGGGGACCATATCTACAAAATGGACTACTCCCGCATGCTGATTGACCACGTTGAAAAGGGCGGAGAATGCACCGTTGCCTGCCTCGAAGTGCCGTTGTCCGAGGCCAGTGAGTTTGGTGTAATGGATGTCGCCGAAGACTACCAAATTAAGTCTTTCATTGAGAAACCCAAGGACCCGCCGTCAATTCCCGGCCAGCCCGATAAGGCAATGGCCAGCATGGGGGTCTATATTTTCAATGCGGACTATTTGTTCAGGCTGTTGGAAGAGGACATGGCCAGCGAAGAGTCGAGCCACGATTTTGGGAAAGACATTATTCCTAAAATCACCCGTCAGGGTGTGGCCTGGGCGCATCCGTTCGGCCTGTCGTGCGTCACCTCAAACACTGAGTTGCCGCCCTACTGGCGCGATGTGGGCACTATCGACGCCTACTGGCGTGCGAACCTTGACCTGGCGTCGGTGACGCCGGAGCTGGATATGTACGACACCAACTGGCCGATTCGCACCCATATGGAACCGCTACCGCCGGCGAAATTTGTGCAGGACCGCTCGGGCAGTCACGGCATGACCATGAACTCCCTCGTTTCCGGCGGCTGCATCGTTTCAGGGTCGGTGGTGGTGCATTCGGTGCTTTTTCCACGGGTGCGCATTAATTCATTTTGCAATATCGACTCAAGCATTCTATTACCTGATGTTGAGATTGGTCGGTCATGTCGTCTGCGTCGCTGTGTGATAGACAGAGCCTGCCAAATCCCTGAAGGAATGGTCATTGGCGAAAATGCAGAGGAAGACAGCAAGCGTTTTTATCGATCGGAAAGCGGGATCGTTCTGGTGACCCGCGCTATGTTGGCGAAATTATAA
- the glgA gene encoding glycogen synthase GlgA: MQVLHVCSELFPLLKTGGLADVAGALPAAQIAEGDDVRVLIPAFPDVKKGIGETQLVGTLDTFAGHVSLLYAVYQGVGVYLIDTPGLYDRPGSPYHDQSSNAYSDNHLRFALLSWMACELACGFDSHWKPDVVHAHDWHAGLTSAYIVARGRPAKTVFTVHNLAFQGLFFAHHLAELQLPADFFQMHGLEFYGQISFLKAGLFYSDHVTTVSPTYAKEITQPAFGYGMESLLLERQNQGKLTGILNGVDEAIWEPKTDVLLSARYSADDLRAKSINKTYLQRAMGLDVDDSRLVFAVVSRLTSQKGLDLVLEGLPELLEQGGQLAVLGAGDAVLQQAFLAAAADHPGQVGVQLGYHEAFSHRIIAGADVIMVPSRFEPCGLTQLYGLKYGTLPLVRRTGGLADTVVDCALENLADGTASGFVFEESTGKSLGNAIRRAFVLWSRPKHWRHVQHHAMGIDFGWKVAAQAYKNLYQRL; encoded by the coding sequence ATGCAGGTTTTACATGTTTGTTCCGAGCTGTTTCCTCTGTTGAAAACCGGCGGTCTGGCAGACGTCGCCGGTGCGCTTCCCGCCGCGCAAATTGCCGAGGGAGACGATGTTCGCGTTTTGATCCCTGCTTTCCCCGATGTTAAAAAAGGCATCGGTGAGACCCAACTCGTTGGTACGCTGGACACGTTCGCTGGTCACGTTTCCCTGCTTTATGCCGTTTATCAGGGCGTGGGTGTTTATCTGATAGATACGCCAGGTTTATACGACAGGCCGGGCAGCCCCTATCATGATCAGTCTTCGAATGCCTATTCTGATAATCATCTGCGCTTTGCTCTGCTGAGCTGGATGGCCTGCGAGCTGGCCTGTGGTTTCGACAGTCACTGGAAGCCGGATGTCGTGCACGCTCACGACTGGCACGCGGGCCTGACATCGGCCTACATCGTGGCGCGCGGGCGTCCGGCGAAAACCGTGTTCACCGTGCATAATCTGGCGTTTCAGGGATTGTTCTTTGCCCACCATTTGGCCGAGCTGCAACTGCCCGCCGACTTTTTCCAGATGCACGGGCTGGAGTTTTATGGGCAGATTTCGTTCCTGAAAGCCGGGCTGTTTTATTCTGACCACGTCACCACCGTCAGTCCGACCTACGCCAAAGAGATCACGCAACCGGCGTTCGGCTACGGCATGGAGTCACTGCTGCTTGAGCGGCAGAATCAGGGCAAGCTGACCGGTATTCTCAACGGCGTGGATGAAGCGATTTGGGAGCCAAAAACTGACGTGCTGCTGTCTGCACGCTACAGCGCCGACGACCTGCGCGCCAAATCGATTAATAAAACCTATTTACAGCGGGCGATGGGACTGGACGTTGACGACTCGCGGCTAGTGTTTGCCGTGGTCAGCCGTCTCACCAGTCAAAAAGGGCTGGATTTAGTCCTTGAAGGCCTGCCAGAACTGCTTGAACAGGGCGGTCAACTGGCGGTGCTGGGCGCGGGCGATGCCGTTTTGCAGCAGGCTTTTCTGGCCGCCGCTGCCGACCATCCGGGGCAAGTTGGCGTACAGTTGGGGTATCACGAGGCGTTCTCGCACCGCATTATCGCCGGGGCTGACGTCATCATGGTGCCAAGTCGTTTTGAACCCTGCGGACTGACCCAGCTTTATGGATTGAAATATGGCACGCTGCCGCTGGTAAGACGCACCGGCGGACTGGCCGATACAGTTGTAGATTGTGCGCTTGAAAATCTGGCCGACGGTACGGCCAGTGGGTTTGTGTTTGAGGAGAGCACCGGAAAATCGCTGGGCAATGCGATTCGACGCGCTTTCGTGCTGTGGAGCCGACCAAAACACTGGCGGCACGTTCAGCACCATGCGATGGGGATAGATTTTGGTTGGAAAGTAGCCGCTCAGGCTTATAAAAATCTTTATCAACGGCTGTGA
- the glgP gene encoding glycogen phosphorylase, with translation MTSPINYTSPTVSIEALKHSIAYKLMFIVGKDPSVANQHDWLNATLFAVRDRMVERWLRSNRHQLSQDVRQVYYLSMEFLIGRTLSNALLSMGIYDDTKQALDEMGLDLEELIGEENDPGLGNGGLGRLAACFLDSLATLALPGRGYGIRYEYGMFSQKIVNGEQKESPDYWLEYGNPWEFQRYNTRYKVRFGGRLQHEGSKTRWLETEEVVAVAYDQVIPGFDTDATNTLRLWGAQASNEINLGKFNQGDYFAAVEDKNHSENVSRVLYPDDSTYSGRELRLRQEYFLVSATVQDILNRHYMTHKTFTNLADKIAIHLNDTHPVLSIPELMRLLIDEHKVSWLSAWDTVSRVFSYTNHTLMTEALETWPVDMLGKILPRHLQLIFEINEHFLNHVEEVLPGDNEMKSRVSIIDENNGRKVRMAWLAVIASHKVNGVSALHSDLMVKSLFADFAKIYPDRFCNMTNGVTPRRWLGLANKPLSALLDDAIGHTWRTDLSQLAELKQDIDYPSFLKALQKAKYENKKRLAAYVGEKLGVVIDPHSLFDVQIKRIHEYKRQLLNVLHVITRYNRIIDDPDENFVPRTVIFAGKAASAYYAAKQIIRLINDVADVINNDPRTKNKLKVVFIPNYSVSLAQLIIPAADLSEQISLAGTEASGTSNMKFALNGALTIGTLDGANVEMLEHVGEENIFIFGNTTPEVEALRNNGYNPHEYYENDEELHKVLTQIATGTFSPGEPKRYHNLFDSLVNLGDHYQLLADYRSYIDTQDKVDELYQQQDEWSRRALLNIANMGYFSSDRTISEYAEKIWNIKPVKL, from the coding sequence ATGACTTCACCGATTAACTACACCTCACCCACCGTCAGCATTGAGGCGCTTAAGCATTCAATCGCCTATAAGCTGATGTTTATCGTTGGTAAAGATCCCTCTGTGGCTAATCAGCACGACTGGTTAAATGCCACGCTGTTTGCCGTTCGCGATCGCATGGTCGAGCGCTGGCTGCGTTCAAATCGTCATCAGCTTTCACAGGACGTGCGACAGGTTTACTACCTGTCGATGGAGTTTCTGATTGGCCGCACGTTGTCCAATGCGCTGCTTTCGATGGGTATCTACGATGATACCAAGCAGGCGCTGGACGAGATGGGGCTGGATCTTGAGGAGTTGATTGGCGAGGAAAATGACCCCGGTTTAGGCAACGGTGGGTTAGGGCGACTGGCCGCCTGTTTCCTCGATTCGCTTGCGACGCTGGCTTTGCCGGGTCGCGGTTACGGCATTCGCTATGAATACGGCATGTTTTCACAGAAAATAGTCAACGGCGAGCAGAAAGAGTCACCGGACTACTGGCTGGAATACGGTAATCCGTGGGAGTTTCAGCGTTACAACACCCGCTACAAAGTGCGCTTTGGCGGACGTTTGCAGCACGAGGGGTCAAAAACGCGCTGGCTCGAGACGGAAGAAGTGGTGGCCGTCGCCTATGATCAGGTTATCCCGGGTTTTGACACCGACGCCACTAACACGCTGCGACTGTGGGGTGCACAGGCCAGTAACGAAATTAACCTCGGCAAGTTCAATCAGGGCGATTACTTCGCCGCCGTCGAGGATAAAAACCACTCAGAAAACGTGTCACGCGTGCTTTACCCTGACGATTCAACCTATTCGGGCCGCGAGCTGCGCCTGCGTCAGGAATACTTCCTGGTCTCGGCAACGGTGCAGGACATCCTTAATCGCCATTACATGACCCATAAAACCTTCACCAATCTGGCAGATAAAATCGCCATTCACCTCAATGACACCCATCCGGTACTGTCGATTCCCGAGCTGATGCGACTGTTGATCGACGAGCATAAGGTGAGCTGGCTTTCTGCGTGGGACACCGTGAGCCGCGTGTTCTCGTATACCAACCATACGTTGATGACTGAAGCGCTGGAAACTTGGCCAGTGGACATGCTAGGCAAAATTTTGCCGCGCCATTTACAGCTGATTTTCGAGATTAACGAACACTTCCTCAATCACGTGGAAGAGGTGCTGCCCGGCGACAATGAAATGAAATCGCGGGTATCGATTATTGATGAAAATAACGGCCGCAAGGTGCGCATGGCGTGGTTGGCGGTCATTGCCAGCCATAAGGTCAATGGCGTTTCGGCGCTGCATTCCGACCTGATGGTCAAGTCACTGTTTGCTGATTTTGCCAAAATTTACCCCGACCGTTTCTGCAATATGACCAACGGCGTTACGCCACGACGCTGGCTCGGATTAGCCAACAAGCCGCTTTCCGCACTGCTTGATGATGCCATCGGCCATACCTGGCGAACCGATTTGAGCCAGTTGGCCGAGCTTAAGCAGGACATCGACTATCCAAGCTTTTTAAAGGCGCTGCAGAAGGCCAAGTATGAGAACAAAAAGCGTCTTGCCGCCTACGTTGGTGAGAAGCTGGGCGTGGTTATCGACCCCCACAGCCTGTTTGACGTGCAGATCAAGCGCATTCACGAGTACAAACGGCAACTGCTAAACGTGCTGCACGTGATTACCCGCTACAACCGAATCATTGACGATCCCGATGAAAACTTTGTTCCACGCACGGTTATTTTCGCCGGTAAAGCGGCTTCCGCCTACTATGCGGCCAAGCAGATCATTCGCTTGATCAATGATGTAGCGGACGTGATCAATAACGATCCGCGAACTAAAAACAAGCTGAAAGTGGTGTTCATTCCTAACTACAGCGTCAGTCTGGCACAGTTGATCATCCCTGCCGCGGATCTTTCTGAGCAGATCTCCTTGGCTGGTACCGAGGCGTCGGGCACCAGCAACATGAAGTTTGCTCTCAACGGCGCGCTGACCATTGGTACCCTCGACGGCGCTAACGTTGAAATGCTGGAACACGTCGGCGAGGAGAATATTTTCATCTTTGGTAACACCACGCCGGAGGTGGAGGCCTTGCGTAACAATGGTTATAACCCGCACGAGTATTATGAGAACGATGAGGAACTGCACAAGGTGCTGACCCAAATTGCGACCGGCACGTTCAGCCCCGGCGAGCCTAAGCGTTATCACAACCTGTTCGACAGTTTGGTCAATTTAGGCGATCACTACCAACTGCTGGCTGATTACCGCAGCTATATTGATACGCAGGATAAAGTTGACGAGCTGTATCAGCAGCAGGATGAGTGGTCACGCCGTGCGCTGCTTAATATTGCCAATATGGGGTATTTCTCGTCCGACAGAACGATCAGTGAATATGCCGAGAAGATTTGGAATATAAAACCGGTAAAACTTTAG
- the glpD gene encoding glycerol-3-phosphate dehydrogenase: METKDLIVIGGGINGTGIAADAAGRGLSVLLLEAQDLACATSSASTKLIHGGLRYLEHYEFRLVSEALAEREVLLKLAPHIAFPMRFRLPHQPHLRPAWMIRIGLFMYDHLGKRTSLPGSEGLKFGQNSVLKPEITRGFEYSDCWVDDARLVVLNAQEVEERGGEVRTRTRVNRAWRENNLWIVEAQDIDTGKTHTFRAKGLVNAAGPWVKQLFDDGLKLKSPYGIRLIKGSHIVVPRVHSEPQSYILQNEDNRIAFVIPWMDEFSIIGTTDVEYHGDPKNVEIDDDEINYLLKIYNSYFKKQLTREDIVWTYSGVRPLCDDESDSAQKITRDYTLDVHDDHGKAPLLSIFGGKLTTYRKLAEHAMEKLSKYYPNAGPAWTKNGLLPGGNIGEGRESYAAELRRRHGWLPESLARRYTHTYGSQSEIILADATGLDSLGENFGHDFYEAELRYLVEKEWVVELDDAIWRRTKLGMWLTKPQQARVAEWLKQHAQQRKGLSLAS; the protein is encoded by the coding sequence GTGGAAACCAAAGACTTGATCGTAATTGGTGGCGGTATAAACGGTACCGGTATCGCTGCGGATGCGGCGGGCCGCGGGCTATCCGTTCTGCTGCTTGAAGCGCAAGACTTGGCCTGCGCAACCTCCTCGGCCAGTACAAAACTGATCCACGGCGGCTTGCGCTATCTGGAACACTACGAGTTTCGTTTGGTAAGCGAAGCACTGGCCGAACGTGAAGTTCTGCTCAAACTGGCACCACATATTGCCTTCCCTATGCGTTTTCGTCTGCCGCACCAGCCACACTTGCGTCCGGCCTGGATGATCCGCATTGGTCTGTTTATGTACGACCATCTGGGTAAACGTACCAGCCTGCCGGGCAGTGAAGGCCTGAAATTTGGCCAGAATTCGGTGTTGAAGCCGGAAATCACCCGTGGATTCGAATATTCTGACTGTTGGGTAGACGATGCACGTTTAGTCGTGCTTAACGCTCAAGAAGTCGAAGAACGGGGCGGCGAAGTTCGAACCCGCACTCGTGTGAATCGCGCATGGCGTGAAAACAACCTGTGGATAGTTGAAGCTCAGGATATTGATACCGGTAAAACCCATACCTTCCGTGCCAAAGGCCTGGTAAACGCGGCGGGTCCGTGGGTAAAACAGCTGTTCGACGACGGCCTGAAGCTGAAATCACCGTACGGTATTCGCCTGATTAAAGGCAGCCATATTGTGGTTCCACGCGTTCACAGTGAGCCACAATCTTACATTCTTCAAAACGAAGACAATCGTATCGCCTTCGTTATCCCGTGGATGGACGAGTTTTCTATTATTGGTACTACCGACGTGGAGTATCATGGCGACCCGAAAAACGTAGAAATCGACGACGACGAAATTAATTATCTGTTAAAAATCTATAACAGCTATTTCAAGAAACAGCTGACGCGCGAAGACATTGTCTGGACCTATTCAGGCGTGCGCCCACTGTGTGACGATGAGTCGGACTCGGCACAGAAAATCACCCGCGATTACACCCTGGACGTTCACGATGACCACGGTAAAGCGCCGCTGCTGTCTATTTTCGGCGGCAAGCTGACCACTTATCGTAAGCTCGCCGAGCACGCTATGGAGAAACTGTCGAAGTACTATCCTAACGCGGGTCCGGCGTGGACCAAAAACGGCCTGCTGCCGGGGGGTAACATCGGTGAGGGCAGAGAGAGCTATGCGGCAGAATTGCGCCGTCGCCACGGCTGGTTGCCTGAATCGCTGGCCCGCCGATACACCCACACCTACGGCAGTCAGAGTGAAATTATTCTCGCCGACGCGACCGGCCTTGATTCATTGGGTGAAAACTTTGGCCATGATTTCTACGAGGCAGAGTTGCGCTATCTGGTTGAAAAAGAGTGGGTCGTCGAGCTTGATGATGCAATTTGGCGCCGTACCAAGCTGGGTATGTGGCTAACCAAACCGCAGCAGGCGCGGGTGGCCGAATGGTTGAAGCAGCACGCTCAGCAGCGTAAAGGGCTGTCGCTGGCGTCTTAA
- a CDS encoding DeoR/GlpR family transcriptional regulator gives MKQTQRHDAIVELVRQQSYVSTEELVEHFAVSPQTIRRDLNDLAEQNKIHRHHGGAALPSSSVNAAYNDRKVMWSDQKARIAARVASQIPDGSTLFIDIGTTPEAVAHALINHRDLRIVTNNLNVATLLTSKEDFRILLAGGEVRSRDGGIMGEATLDFISQFRLDYGILGISGIDMDGSLLEFDYHEARIKRAIIENSRNVMLVTDHSKFGRNAMVNLGNMSLIDYMFTDQKPPESVMALINKYEVQLELC, from the coding sequence GTGAAACAAACACAACGTCATGACGCCATTGTCGAGCTGGTGCGTCAGCAAAGTTATGTCAGTACCGAAGAGCTGGTTGAGCATTTTGCCGTCAGCCCGCAAACGATTCGGCGCGACCTCAATGATTTGGCCGAACAGAACAAGATTCATCGTCATCACGGCGGTGCGGCACTGCCTTCGAGTTCGGTCAACGCCGCCTATAATGACCGCAAGGTGATGTGGTCTGATCAAAAGGCGCGCATTGCCGCCCGGGTGGCAAGCCAGATACCCGATGGTTCAACACTGTTTATCGATATCGGCACTACGCCGGAAGCGGTCGCCCACGCGCTGATTAATCATCGTGACCTGCGAATCGTCACTAATAACCTCAATGTGGCAACCTTACTGACCTCTAAAGAGGACTTCCGCATTCTGTTGGCCGGGGGCGAAGTACGCAGCCGCGACGGCGGCATCATGGGCGAAGCCACGCTCGATTTTATCTCTCAGTTCCGCCTCGATTACGGCATTTTAGGGATAAGCGGGATTGATATGGACGGCTCGCTGCTCGAGTTTGACTATCATGAAGCGCGCATCAAACGCGCGATTATCGAGAACTCGCGCAATGTGATGTTGGTAACCGACCATTCCAAGTTTGGGCGTAACGCGATGGTTAACCTCGGAAATATGAGTCTTATCGACTATATGTTTACCGATCAGAAGCCACCGGAAAGCGTGATGGCGCTGATTAACAAGTACGAAGTTCAGTTAGAACTCTGCTAA
- the glpG gene encoding rhomboid family intramembrane serine protease GlpG translates to MTRVFSLTNPRIAQAFVDYMATRGVQLQVKQDGQEVQIWLEDESRLEEVEAELAIFIKDPLNSRYQAASWSAGNTQTKLTYEHYSYWQRIRSQAGPLTMAVMVICIVVYIIQQIYGDQLVMQWLAWPVDSSQYVELWRWFTPAFLHFSLMHILFNVMWWWYLGGPVEKRLGSGKLFTIALISALLSGWGQSIFSGIYFGGLSGVVYALMGYVWLTGELKPESQLSLPRGLMVFAIAWLVLGYFNVMGLAIANAAHVFGLVVGLIMAFCDTRAPRMKRS, encoded by the coding sequence ATGACAAGAGTTTTCAGCCTGACAAACCCCCGTATCGCACAGGCGTTTGTCGATTATATGGCAACGCGTGGCGTTCAGTTGCAGGTGAAGCAAGACGGACAAGAAGTCCAAATCTGGCTTGAGGATGAATCTCGGCTGGAGGAAGTTGAAGCCGAACTGGCAATCTTTATAAAAGATCCTTTAAATTCCCGCTATCAGGCCGCGAGTTGGAGTGCAGGGAATACCCAAACCAAACTCACCTACGAGCACTACTCATACTGGCAGAGAATTCGCAGCCAGGCCGGTCCACTGACGATGGCGGTGATGGTCATCTGCATCGTGGTCTACATTATTCAGCAAATTTACGGCGACCAGCTGGTGATGCAGTGGCTGGCCTGGCCGGTTGACAGCAGTCAGTACGTTGAGCTTTGGCGTTGGTTCACCCCGGCCTTCCTGCATTTTTCACTGATGCACATTCTGTTTAATGTGATGTGGTGGTGGTATTTGGGCGGCCCGGTTGAAAAACGCCTCGGCAGCGGCAAACTGTTTACTATCGCACTAATTTCGGCATTGCTTAGCGGCTGGGGACAGTCTATTTTCAGCGGTATATATTTCGGGGGTCTGTCGGGCGTAGTCTATGCGCTGATGGGCTATGTGTGGCTTACGGGCGAACTCAAACCTGAAAGCCAGCTCTCCCTGCCGCGAGGTTTGATGGTTTTCGCTATCGCCTGGCTGGTGCTGGGTTACTTTAATGTGATGGGCCTCGCAATCGCCAACGCCGCACATGTGTTTGGTTTGGTGGTGGGTCTTATCATGGCTTTTTGCGATACGCGTGCGCCACGCATGAAACGCAGCTAG